One segment of Chlorocebus sabaeus isolate Y175 chromosome 26, mChlSab1.0.hap1, whole genome shotgun sequence DNA contains the following:
- the STOML1 gene encoding stomatin-like protein 1 isoform X1 encodes MLGRSGYRALPLGDFDRFQQSSFGFLGSQKGCLSPERGGVGTGADAPQSWPSCLCHGLISFLGFLLLLVTFPISGWFALKIVPTYERMIVFRLGRIRTPQGPGMVLLLPFIDSFQRVDLRTRAFNVPPCKLASKDGAVLSVGADVQFRIWDPVLSVMTVKDLNTATRMTAQNAMTKALLKRPLREIQMEKLKISDQLLLEINDVTRAWGLEVDRVELAVEAVLQPPQDSPTGPNLDSTLQQLALHFLGGSMNSVAGGAPSPGPADTVEMVSEVEPPAPQVGARPSPKQPLAEGLLTALQPFLSEALVNQVGACYQFNVVLPSGTQSAYFLDLTTGQGRVGHGVPDGIPDVVVEMAEADLRALLCRELRPLGAYMSGRLKVKGDLAVAMKLEAVLRALK; translated from the exons ATGCTGGGCAGGTCTGGGTACCGGGCGCTGCCCCTGGGGGATTTTGACCGCTTCCAGCAGTCGAGCTTTGGCTTTCTGGGCTCGCAGAAGGGCTGCTTGTCCCCGGAGCGGGGCGGCGTGGGGACGGGGGCCG ATGCACCCCAGAGCTGGCCCTCCTGCCTCTGTCATGGCCTCATCAGTTTCCTGGGGTTCTTGCTGCTGTTGGTCACCTTCCCCATTTCCGGCTGGTTTGCCCTAAAG ATCGTGCCCACCTATGAGCGGATGATCGTGTTTCGCCTGGGCCGGATCCGTACCCCCCAGGGACCTGGCATGGTTCTGCTCTTGCCCTTCATTGACTCCTTTCAGAGGGTGGATCTGAGGACACGAGCCTTCAACGTCCCTCCCTGCAAG CTGGCCTCTAAGGACGGGGCTGTGCTGTCCGTGGGAGCCGACGTCCAGTTTCGCATCTGGGACCCGGTGCTGTCGGTGATGACTGTGAAAGACCTGAACACAGCCACACGCATGACGGCCCAGAACGCCATGACCAAGGCCCTGCTCAAGAGGCCGCTGCGGGAGATCCAGATGGAGAAGCTCAAGATCAGCGACCAGCTTCTG CTGGAGATCAACGATGTGACCAGGGCTTGGGGGCTGGAGGTAGACCGAGTGGAGCTGGCAGTGGAGGCCGTGCTCCAGCCGCCCCAGGACAGCCCAACTGGGCCCAACCTGGACAGCACCCTCCAGCAGCTGGCCCTGCACTTCCTGGGAGGAAGCATGAACTCAGTGGCAGGAGGTGCCCCGTCCCCGGGGCCAG CAGACACTGTGGAGATGGTGAGTGAAGTTGAGCCACCTGCCCCTCAAGTCGGTGCCAGGCCCAGTCCGAAGCAGCCTCTGGCGGAGGGGCTGCTGACTGCTCTACAGCCCTTCCTGTCTGAGGCCCTGGTCAACCAAGTCGGGGCCTGCTACCAGTTCAATGTCGTCCTGCCCAGCGGCACCCAGAGCGCCTACTTCCTGGACCTCACTACAG GACAAGGAAGAGTGGGACACGGGGTGCCTGATGGCATCCCTGATGTGGTGGTAGAGATGGCCGAGGCAGACCTGCGGGCCCTGCTGTGCAGAGAGCTACGGCCCCTGGGGGCCTACATGAGCGGACGGCTGAAGGTGAAGGGCGACCTGGCCGTGGCCATGAAGCTGGAGGCTGTCCTCAGGGCCCTGAAGTAG
- the STOML1 gene encoding stomatin-like protein 1 isoform X2, whose protein sequence is MLGRSGYRALPLGDFDRFQQSSFGFLGSQKGCLSPERGGVGTGADAPQSWPSCLCHGLISFLGFLLLLVTFPISGWFALKIVPTYERMIVFRLGRIRTPQGPGMVLLLPFIDSFQRVDLRTRAFNVPPCKLASKDGAVLSVGADVQFRIWDPVLSVMTVKDLNTATRMTAQNAMTKALLKRPLREIQMEKLKISDQLLLEINDVTRAWGLEVDRVELAVEAVLQPPQDSPTGPNLDSTLQQLALHFLGGSMNSVAGGAPSPGPDTVEMVSEVEPPAPQVGARPSPKQPLAEGLLTALQPFLSEALVNQVGACYQFNVVLPSGTQSAYFLDLTTGQGRVGHGVPDGIPDVVVEMAEADLRALLCRELRPLGAYMSGRLKVKGDLAVAMKLEAVLRALK, encoded by the exons ATGCTGGGCAGGTCTGGGTACCGGGCGCTGCCCCTGGGGGATTTTGACCGCTTCCAGCAGTCGAGCTTTGGCTTTCTGGGCTCGCAGAAGGGCTGCTTGTCCCCGGAGCGGGGCGGCGTGGGGACGGGGGCCG ATGCACCCCAGAGCTGGCCCTCCTGCCTCTGTCATGGCCTCATCAGTTTCCTGGGGTTCTTGCTGCTGTTGGTCACCTTCCCCATTTCCGGCTGGTTTGCCCTAAAG ATCGTGCCCACCTATGAGCGGATGATCGTGTTTCGCCTGGGCCGGATCCGTACCCCCCAGGGACCTGGCATGGTTCTGCTCTTGCCCTTCATTGACTCCTTTCAGAGGGTGGATCTGAGGACACGAGCCTTCAACGTCCCTCCCTGCAAG CTGGCCTCTAAGGACGGGGCTGTGCTGTCCGTGGGAGCCGACGTCCAGTTTCGCATCTGGGACCCGGTGCTGTCGGTGATGACTGTGAAAGACCTGAACACAGCCACACGCATGACGGCCCAGAACGCCATGACCAAGGCCCTGCTCAAGAGGCCGCTGCGGGAGATCCAGATGGAGAAGCTCAAGATCAGCGACCAGCTTCTG CTGGAGATCAACGATGTGACCAGGGCTTGGGGGCTGGAGGTAGACCGAGTGGAGCTGGCAGTGGAGGCCGTGCTCCAGCCGCCCCAGGACAGCCCAACTGGGCCCAACCTGGACAGCACCCTCCAGCAGCTGGCCCTGCACTTCCTGGGAGGAAGCATGAACTCAGTGGCAGGAGGTGCCCCGTCCCCGGGGCCAG ACACTGTGGAGATGGTGAGTGAAGTTGAGCCACCTGCCCCTCAAGTCGGTGCCAGGCCCAGTCCGAAGCAGCCTCTGGCGGAGGGGCTGCTGACTGCTCTACAGCCCTTCCTGTCTGAGGCCCTGGTCAACCAAGTCGGGGCCTGCTACCAGTTCAATGTCGTCCTGCCCAGCGGCACCCAGAGCGCCTACTTCCTGGACCTCACTACAG GACAAGGAAGAGTGGGACACGGGGTGCCTGATGGCATCCCTGATGTGGTGGTAGAGATGGCCGAGGCAGACCTGCGGGCCCTGCTGTGCAGAGAGCTACGGCCCCTGGGGGCCTACATGAGCGGACGGCTGAAGGTGAAGGGCGACCTGGCCGTGGCCATGAAGCTGGAGGCTGTCCTCAGGGCCCTGAAGTAG
- the STOML1 gene encoding stomatin-like protein 1 isoform X3: MIVFRLGRIRTPQGPGMVLLLPFIDSFQRVDLRTRAFNVPPCKLASKDGAVLSVGADVQFRIWDPVLSVMTVKDLNTATRMTAQNAMTKALLKRPLREIQMEKLKISDQLLLEINDVTRAWGLEVDRVELAVEAVLQPPQDSPTGPNLDSTLQQLALHFLGGSMNSVAGGAPSPGPDTVEMVSEVEPPAPQVGARPSPKQPLAEGLLTALQPFLSEALVNQVGACYQFNVVLPSGTQSAYFLDLTTGQGRVGHGVPDGIPDVVVEMAEADLRALLCRELRPLGAYMSGRLKVKGDLAVAMKLEAVLRALK, from the exons ATGATCGTGTTTCGCCTGGGCCGGATCCGTACCCCCCAGGGACCTGGCATGGTTCTGCTCTTGCCCTTCATTGACTCCTTTCAGAGGGTGGATCTGAGGACACGAGCCTTCAACGTCCCTCCCTGCAAG CTGGCCTCTAAGGACGGGGCTGTGCTGTCCGTGGGAGCCGACGTCCAGTTTCGCATCTGGGACCCGGTGCTGTCGGTGATGACTGTGAAAGACCTGAACACAGCCACACGCATGACGGCCCAGAACGCCATGACCAAGGCCCTGCTCAAGAGGCCGCTGCGGGAGATCCAGATGGAGAAGCTCAAGATCAGCGACCAGCTTCTG CTGGAGATCAACGATGTGACCAGGGCTTGGGGGCTGGAGGTAGACCGAGTGGAGCTGGCAGTGGAGGCCGTGCTCCAGCCGCCCCAGGACAGCCCAACTGGGCCCAACCTGGACAGCACCCTCCAGCAGCTGGCCCTGCACTTCCTGGGAGGAAGCATGAACTCAGTGGCAGGAGGTGCCCCGTCCCCGGGGCCAG ACACTGTGGAGATGGTGAGTGAAGTTGAGCCACCTGCCCCTCAAGTCGGTGCCAGGCCCAGTCCGAAGCAGCCTCTGGCGGAGGGGCTGCTGACTGCTCTACAGCCCTTCCTGTCTGAGGCCCTGGTCAACCAAGTCGGGGCCTGCTACCAGTTCAATGTCGTCCTGCCCAGCGGCACCCAGAGCGCCTACTTCCTGGACCTCACTACAG GACAAGGAAGAGTGGGACACGGGGTGCCTGATGGCATCCCTGATGTGGTGGTAGAGATGGCCGAGGCAGACCTGCGGGCCCTGCTGTGCAGAGAGCTACGGCCCCTGGGGGCCTACATGAGCGGACGGCTGAAGGTGAAGGGCGACCTGGCCGTGGCCATGAAGCTGGAGGCTGTCCTCAGGGCCCTGAAGTAG
- the STOML1 gene encoding stomatin-like protein 1 isoform X4, which yields MIVFRLGRIRTPQGPGMVLLLPFIDSFQRVDLRTRAFNVPPCKLASKDGAVLSVGADVQFRIWDPVLSVMTVKDLNTATRMTAQNAMTKALLKRPLREIQMEKLKISDQLLLEINDVTRAWGLEVDRVELAVEAVLQPPQDSPTGPNLDSTLQQLALHFLGGSMNSVAGGAPSPGPADTVEMVSEVEPPAPQVGARPSPKQPLAEGLLTALQPFLSEALVNQVGACYQFNVVLPSGTQSAYFLDLTTGQGRVGHGVPDGIPDVVVEMAEADLRALLCRELRPLGAYMSGRLKVKGDLAVAMKLEAVLRALK from the exons ATGATCGTGTTTCGCCTGGGCCGGATCCGTACCCCCCAGGGACCTGGCATGGTTCTGCTCTTGCCCTTCATTGACTCCTTTCAGAGGGTGGATCTGAGGACACGAGCCTTCAACGTCCCTCCCTGCAAG CTGGCCTCTAAGGACGGGGCTGTGCTGTCCGTGGGAGCCGACGTCCAGTTTCGCATCTGGGACCCGGTGCTGTCGGTGATGACTGTGAAAGACCTGAACACAGCCACACGCATGACGGCCCAGAACGCCATGACCAAGGCCCTGCTCAAGAGGCCGCTGCGGGAGATCCAGATGGAGAAGCTCAAGATCAGCGACCAGCTTCTG CTGGAGATCAACGATGTGACCAGGGCTTGGGGGCTGGAGGTAGACCGAGTGGAGCTGGCAGTGGAGGCCGTGCTCCAGCCGCCCCAGGACAGCCCAACTGGGCCCAACCTGGACAGCACCCTCCAGCAGCTGGCCCTGCACTTCCTGGGAGGAAGCATGAACTCAGTGGCAGGAGGTGCCCCGTCCCCGGGGCCAG CAGACACTGTGGAGATGGTGAGTGAAGTTGAGCCACCTGCCCCTCAAGTCGGTGCCAGGCCCAGTCCGAAGCAGCCTCTGGCGGAGGGGCTGCTGACTGCTCTACAGCCCTTCCTGTCTGAGGCCCTGGTCAACCAAGTCGGGGCCTGCTACCAGTTCAATGTCGTCCTGCCCAGCGGCACCCAGAGCGCCTACTTCCTGGACCTCACTACAG GACAAGGAAGAGTGGGACACGGGGTGCCTGATGGCATCCCTGATGTGGTGGTAGAGATGGCCGAGGCAGACCTGCGGGCCCTGCTGTGCAGAGAGCTACGGCCCCTGGGGGCCTACATGAGCGGACGGCTGAAGGTGAAGGGCGACCTGGCCGTGGCCATGAAGCTGGAGGCTGTCCTCAGGGCCCTGAAGTAG